Proteins co-encoded in one Natronorubrum daqingense genomic window:
- a CDS encoding 50S ribosomal protein L5 — protein sequence MSEADAGDFHEMREPRVEKVVAHMGVGRGGRELGKAEDIIEEITGQQSVRTQAKRTEPDFGIRQGDPIGTKVTLRGEDAYEFLETAIPIASVSAKQFDDTGNISFGIEEHTEFPSQEYDPNVGIYGLDVTVNLVRPGYRVAKRDKANRSIPSNHRLTPEDAISFLEANFDVSVEESDDE from the coding sequence ATGAGCGAAGCTGATGCCGGTGACTTCCACGAGATGCGCGAACCACGCGTCGAGAAAGTCGTTGCCCACATGGGCGTCGGACGTGGTGGCCGCGAACTCGGGAAAGCCGAAGACATCATCGAGGAGATTACGGGTCAACAGAGCGTCCGTACCCAGGCGAAACGAACCGAACCCGACTTCGGTATTCGCCAGGGCGACCCGATCGGCACGAAGGTTACCCTTCGTGGCGAGGACGCATACGAGTTCCTCGAGACCGCGATTCCGATCGCCAGCGTGTCTGCGAAGCAATTCGACGATACGGGCAACATCAGCTTCGGCATCGAGGAACACACCGAGTTCCCAAGCCAGGAGTACGACCCGAACGTCGGTATCTACGGACTCGACGTCACCGTCAACCTGGTTCGACCAGGATACCGCGTTGCCAAACGCGACAAGGCGAACCGATCGATCCCGTCGAACCACCGACTCACCCCCGAGGACGCAATTTCGTTCCTCGAGGCGAATTTCGACGTGAGCGTGGAGGAGTCAGACGATGAGTGA
- a CDS encoding 30S ribosomal protein S14 — MSESETEAERTGEHATKRTGQDEACQRCGRKQGLVGKYDINLCRQCFREIARDMGFKKYR, encoded by the coding sequence ATGAGTGAAAGTGAAACAGAAGCCGAGCGCACGGGCGAGCACGCCACGAAGCGTACCGGGCAGGACGAAGCCTGCCAGCGCTGTGGTCGCAAACAGGGGCTTGTCGGAAAGTACGACATCAACCTCTGTCGACAGTGCTTCCGCGAAATCGCTCGCGACATGGGATTCAAGAAGTATCGATAA